TTCAAAACTATTAACTCCGGTAAAAGTTGGGACCAAATATTTAAATCTGATTCAATTAGTTTTAACAATTTAAGATTTATTGATGATCAAACATTTTACGGAACTACTTGGCAAGGAAGAAATTATGAAATTACTTATCTCAAAAGTTTTGATGGAGGTATAACTTGGAATTCCCAAAATCCAAAATTCCATTTTTACAATAATGAAAATATATTTCCACAGTTTTCTTTAAGTGATATTTATTTTAATTCCATTGGTGAAGGAATAATTATTGGAAGTCTTGGTTATTATATTACTGTTTTTAAAAGTTTGGATAACGGAATTAATTGGTACATGCAAAAATATTCTTGTCCATTTACTCAAATTAATTTTACAGATTCATTACACGGTATTGCATTTGGCGGATATGAGGTTGACGGTTTTCATGTTTTAGATTCGTATGGACAAGTCTTTTCTACAACTGACGGCGGTAAATCGTGGGAAATTATTTCCGAAATTCCAACAAGAATTATTAAAGCAGATTTTATAAATGAAAACATTTCATATGTCCTAACAAAAACCGGTGACTGGGGAAACATTACAAATATTTTTAAAACGATAGACAGAGGAAATAACTTTTCTGATATAATTTCTTTTGAAACAGATTTTAAAGAGCATAATATTTTTGCATATGATTTTGCAATGTTCAATGAAAACAAAGGCTGGGTTGTTGGAAACTATAGTGATTCTTTATCATATGGTTCAATTATTATTGAAACAAATGACGGCTGCAAAACTTGGCAAACTGTTTTTATTTCTCCGAGTTTAAATGATATTTACAAGAGGCTAACTTCTATTAGCATTATTGATTCAATCGTTTGGGCTGTAGGCGAAAGCGGACAAATTATAAAATACACCCCACAATTTGGTTGGAAAGAAATTAAAACAGATATTTATATTCCTCTGGAAAAAGTACTTTTTAAAGATGAATTAAACGGATGGATTTCCGGAGGATTTTATAATTCACAAGAATACCAATACTCATTATTTTCAACAACGGATGGCGGAAATTCTTGGAATAAAATGAACAACTTCAATTATAAAATTAATGATATCGTTTTTACTGATTCTGAAAATGGAATTTTTATTGGAAATGATTCTGAATATAATGGTGTAATTTTCAAAACTTCTGATGGCGGAAAAAATCTAAAATTAGTTTTAGATAATCAAATTGGTGAATTGTACGATGTTGAAATTAAGGATAAAAATATTTGGATTTCTGGAAATTATGGCTTGTTGTTAAAATCTAAAGATTCAATTTTAACTTCTGTTGATGAAAAAAAATCAGTTCCGCAAAATCTAATATTACACCAAAATTATCCAAATCCGTTTAATCCAATTACAAATATAGAATACAGCATTCCAACAAATATGAAAAGTGAAATGTCAGATATAGTCTCAGACTTTAGTCTTAGTAAAATATCATTAAAGATCTATGATATTTTAGGCAGAGAAATTAAAACACTTGTTAATGAAATTCAAAAACCCGGTAATTACAAAATTCAATTTGATGGGAGTAATCTTTCAAGTGGAGTTTATTATTACCGAATAAAATACGATTCATTCCTTCAAACTAGAAAAATGTTATTGCTTAAGTGAAAGAAACAAATTGATGAAAATTATATTTAAATACTTTCTTATTATTCTATTTGTATTTACAAATAAAAATTTAACTCAGCAAAATCCTAAAATATTTATTAACGAAATTCTTGCATCGAATGTTTCTGTTGATGCGGATATTGTTGACTTTGACGACTATTCAGATTGGATTGAAATTTATAATGATGAAATTTTTGATGTTGACATTTCCGGATTTTATTTAACCGATAATTTTAATAATCCAACTAAATGGGAAATTCCTTCCGGAACAATCATTAATGCAAAAGGTTTTTTAAGATTTTGGGCAGATGGATTTGATAATTATCCCGGACAAACTTTCAGACGAGATTATTATCCTTATGATTATTTTACAACAAAATATTATCATTTAAATTTTAGTTTAAGCAGATCATCGGAAGAAATAGGATTTTTCTCCCCAGATACAATTCTTGTCGATTCAGTTTCATATAATTTACAGTTGCAAGATATTTCAATGGGAAGAAAACCCGATGGTTCATCCAACTGGTTTTATTTTGGTGAGCCGACACCAAAGGCTTCGAATATTACTGAAGGAATATTAAATACAAATTATTCTGCTGAACCAAACATTTCGTTAGAAAGCGGAAATTATAATTCACCACAAAATGTTTCAATCACTTCAACCAATACAAATTCGTTAATAAAATTTACTTTGGATGGTTCAAGTCCAACGAGCAATTCCGAGACTTATATAAGCCCAATTTTAATTGATAAAAATTCAGTTTTGAAAGTAAGAGTTTTCGAAGAAAATAAACTTCCAAGTAAAATAATTACCAAATCATATTTTGTAAATGAAAATTTTTCTATTCCGGTAATTTCGTTATCAACAGAACCAAGTATTTTATTTGATAATTCATTTGGAATTTATTCTAATAATTTCAAAGAAAGAGAAATTCCTATTAGTATTGATTTAATTGAGCCAAATGGAAATTTGGGAATAAGTTTAAATGCCGGATTAAGATTAACGGGACAAGCTTCTTTATTCTATCCGCAAAAATCATTTACAATTTCTGCTGATAACAGATTCGGTTTTGATGAAATTGATTACAAATTTTTTAGTGAAAGAAATTACACAATTTTTAATTCCATTTATTTAAGAAATGCTGGTGTGCCGGATAATCGTTCAACATTTTTTAGAGATGCACTTCAGCACAGTTTAGTGATAAATAAAATTGATATTGACTGCCAAGCTTACCAACCTTCGCTGGTTTTTATTAACGGAAACTATTGGGGAATTTATAATATCAGAGAAAAAATTGATAATAATTATTTATTTGCACTTCACAATGTAAACCCGGAAAACATAGATTTGCTAGAATATAACGGTAATTCAATTCCCGAAGTTATGGAAGGCGATGCAGATAATTATAATTCATTTTATTCATTTATTGAAAATTCCGATTTAACAATTGAGGAAAATTATAACACTGTTACGAACTGGATGGATATTGATGAATATATAAATTATCAAATAAGCGAAATATTTTTTGATAATGTTTTTTGGCCCGAACAAAATATGAGAATGTGGCGTGAGAAAAAAGACGGCGCTAAATGGCGATGGATATTGCACGATCTTGATTTTGGCTTTGGAATGCCGAATCAGCGTTCAATCGGTTATGCAAATAATTCTTTAAAATTAGCAACTTCAACAAAAATTAATAATGAATTCACTCCTCCGATGTGGTCAACTTTAATTTTTAGAAAACTTCTTACAAATAATGATTTTAAAACAATATTCATTCAAAGATTTTCAAGTTATTTAAATTCAATATTTCACCAAGATACAATTCTTTCAAATATTGATAAGCTCAGAAATGCAATTGCTCCAGAAATGCCAAAGCATATTAGTCGATGGAGAAACGGCGAATACTATTACGGAAATCCAATTCAAAGTTTATCTGAATGGCAAAGTAATATAAATGTAATGAAAGAATTTGGAGAGAATCGTCAATTCCATCAGCGCCAGCAAATAATTGATTTTTTTAATTTATCGGGTTTGTCAATTGTTACAATCAATTTTGAAAATGAAAACTTGGGAAATGTCTTAATTAATTCTGTTGAAACAGTTTACAAAAGTTCAACAAATATTTATTTCAAGGATATTCCGATTGAATTAAAAGCTGTTCCAGATGTTGGACTTAAATTTGTAAAATGGATTGGTGTTGCTCAAGAATTAGAAAATCAAAATCCATTAATTTTTCCAATTGTCGAAGATTCACTAAACATATCTGCACAATTTGAACCAATTTCAATTAACACAATTCCAAATGTAATTTCATCTAATACCACATTGAGTTTTACAAATTCTCCTTATTATGCATTAGGAAATATTAAAGTAGATTCAAATGTTACACTAACAATAGAAAGTGGTGCAGAGATTTTAATGCCGGAAAATTCCAAAATTTTACTAAATGGTTGTTTATTAATTAACGGAACTGAAGAAAACCCAGTTATTATAAAAACTAACGAATCTTCAAATAATTGGGGTGCTTTGTGTATTGTTAATTCAACCGATTCATCAATTATTAAGAATCTTAAAATTATTGGAGCAACAAAAGGATTTGATAATTCAAGAGATAGAGCTGCTATATCTACTTATAATTCTAATGTTTATCTAGAAGGAATAACTGTTGAAAATGTTCAAGCTCCAATTTTTTCTCAATACGGCAATATTACAATAAAAAATTCTAAACTCAATACTGAATATTCGGGAGATTTAATAAATATCAAAAAAGCAAATTTTGCGCTTGTTGAAAATTGTGAACTTATCGGGAATGATCAATTTGATTCTGATGGAATTGATTATGATGAAATAAATTCGGGAATAATTAGAAATAATAAAATTTATAATATTTACGGCTTTAACAGCGATGCAATTGATTTGGGCGAAGGTGCAAAAAATATTTTAATTGAGAACAATATAATTTTTAATGTAAATGATAAAGGCGTATCGATAGGAAACAGTTCATCCGGAATAATTAAAAGAAATGTAATTGCAAATTGCGGAATGGGAATTGGAATAAAAGATCATAATTCATACGGATATAGTTTAAATAATACATTTTACGGAAATCAGTATGCTGTTGCATGTTTCGAAAAAAATATTGGTGAAGGCGGAGGAAATGCTGATGTTATTAATTGCATTCTTGCCGATAGCAAAACTTCAGCAATTTTAATTGATGAATTATCCAACATAAATATTTCTTATTCTCTTTCAAATACGGAAGAATTAACCGGAATAAATAATTTAAAGCTGAACCAAAATTTATTAATAATTTATTTTTATCAATAAATTCTCCGGCAATAAATTCCGGTGATCCAAATTCACCTTATGATATTGACGGAAGCATTTCAGATATTGGCGCATATCCGTTTGATCAATTTAAACAAACAAATTTAATTTTAAATGAAATTCATTACAACCCGGCAAATGGAGAAGATTTTAAATTTGTGGAAATTTATAACAGAGGAAAATCTTCTGTAAATTTAAATAACTTTAAATTTTCCGGAGATATAAATTTCACTTTTGAAAATGCAACTATTGCTTCCGGTGAATATTTAATAGTTGCAAAAAATAAAAATGTATATGAAGGAAATAATTATAAAGTATTCCAATGGCATAATGGAAATTTGAAAAATTTTCTTGGCAATATTTCACTTTTTGATAATTACGATAACATTATTGATTTTGTAAATTATGACAATAAATATTGGTGGCCTCAAGAACCAAATGGGAAAGGACCTTCACTGGAATTGCAAAATATTTCATATGAAAATATGGTTTCGAAAAATTGGAAAAGCAGCAACAGCGTTGGTGGATCGCCTGGAAAATCTAATAACTCAAATCTGCTTAGCAATATTTTTATTAACGAATTTTTAACAAGCAATGATAATTTTAATAAAGATGAATTCAATGAATTTGACGACTGGATAGAAATTTTTAACAATAATGATTTCCCAATAAATATTGGCGGAATGTATATTACTGATAATTTTAATAATCTTTGTAAATTCCAAATTTCGTACAATTCAACAGAAGCAACAATAATTCCCGCAAAAAAACATATTATACTTTGGGCAGATGAACAAGCCGAACAAGGAATTTTTCATTTAAATTTTAAACTTGATAAAGATGGTGAAGAAATTGCATTAGTTCAAGTAATTGATAATGATACTTTGTTTATTGATTCGCTGACTTATTCAGAACAGACAAACAATATTTCTTTTGGAAGATTTCCGGATGGAACAAATAATTGGCAGTTTATTAATTTTCCAACTCCGGCGGACAGCAATAAAAATATTACTGATATTGATGATGAAAAAAAATTATCGACAACATTTTCTCTTTCACAAAATTACCCAAATCCATTTAACCCAACTACAACAATAGAATATAGTATTCCGCAATCTGTCATGCTGAATTCATTTCAGCATCTTAATAATTCTGAGATCCCAAATCAAGTTCGGGATGACAATGTAAAATTAATTGTGTATGATATTTTAGGAAGAGAAGTTGCAACTTTAGTTAATCAAAAACAAAAACCCGGAAATTACAAAATTGATTTTGATGCAAACCAATTATCAAGTGGAATTTATTTGTATCAATTAAAATCCGGGACTTTTATTCAAACTAAGAAAATGATAGTTTTAAAATAATTATAAACTATTATTCGTATTAAATGAAAAATAATTCCTCTCTGTTAAATTCTTTGGAATCTGAAATAAGAAAGATTTTCTTAAAATTAAATTCAATTGAAAAAATTCAATTATTCTTAGATTCTGTAAAATACAGTTCCGATTCAATTTATAGATGTCCCTTGAGAGTTTTTAATGAAAAAGTCGGGCATTGTTTTGATGGAGCCGTTTTCGCCGCATCAGCATTGAGTCAAATCGGATTTCAACCAATAATTTTAGATATGCTGCCAAACAAAAGAGATGATGATCACATTCTTGCTTTATTTAAAATTGATAATCATTGGGGAGCAATTGCAAAATCAAATTTTGTTGGATTAAGATTTCGTGAACCAATTTATAAAACATTACGGGAATTAGTTCTTTCATATTTTGAACAATATTACAATACTGCAAAAGAAAAAACTTTACGTGGTTACACGGTTCCGTTAAATTTGAAAATTTTTGATAAATATAATTGGCGGACTGATGATAACACAATGGAATTGATTGCACAAAAATTAGATAAAATCCGCAAGTTTAAATTGATGACAGCAAAAATGGAAAAACGATTATTACAAGTTGATGATAGAACTTATTCCGCCGGTTTAATTGGTGTAAATGAAGCGGGTTTATTTAAACCATAAGATTTATGAAGTTCTAAAAACTTCAAATCGTAAAAAACAAATTATAAATAATCTCCAAGAGCCAAAATTCAAAAGATCAAAATTTAATTTTGGAATTTTATTTTTTTGAATTTGGAATTTATTTGTTATTTCGTACTTGTTGTTTGAGATTTTTGAGATGCTTTTTATTTATTCAGCATAACAAATCAATCCTTTCAAATATAATCCTTCCGGAAAATTTGAAGCAACAGGATGATCTTCAGATTGCGTAAGCCATTTAATAATTTTTACATTTCTTCCCGCATCAATTGCAGCATCAGAAACAATTTTTTGAAACAATTCTCTTTCCATTAATCCCGAACAAGAAAACGTAAAAAGAACTCCACCTTGATTTAAGATTTTAAACGCAAGCATATTAATATCTTTATATCCTCTGCTCGCCTTATCAATATTTGCTTTGGACTCAATAAATTTAGGCGGATCAAGAATTATCAAATCAAATAAATTGTTTTCATCACGATATTTTCTCAATATTTTGAAAACATCTCCTTCTACATTTTTAATTTTTTCTTTAGAAAAATTATTTAACTCAATATTCTTCAACAATAATTTCAAGGCATCAGAGGACGAATCAATATTTGTAACTGAATTTGCCCCGGTTATTAGTGCATAAAGACTAAATCCTCCGGAATATGAAAAACAATTCAGAACATTTTTTTCTTTGGTAAATTCTGAAATTATTTTTCTGTTATCTCTTTGATCTAAATAAAAACCGGTTTTATGTCCCTTTTTAACATCGACAAAAATCTTAATTCCATTTTCTAACATTTCAATTAATTCCGGAGGTTCTTCGCCAAATAAATTTCCAATTTTAGATTCTAGTCCCTCTTTTTTACGAACATCAACATCTGATCTTTCAAAAATTCCTTTTGTTGGAATTACATTTTTTACCGCTTCAATAATTTCACTTTTCCAAAATTCTGCTCCGGCAGATAAAAATTGTAAGACTAAAAATTCAGAATATTTATCTAAAATTATTCCCGGCAAATTATCAGATTCTGAATTTACTATTCTAAACGAATTTGTATTTTTTTCAATTATTGAATTTCTTAAATTAAACGAGGATTTAATTTTTGATTCAAAAAATTTTCGATCAATAATTTCGGATTCATCAAAAGTCCATATTCTAACTCTAATTTGCGATTGAATTGAAAAAGCTCCTCTTCCCAACCAAATATTTTTTGATGAAAAAACTTCAACAGTTTCACCGTTTCGCGGATTTCCCAAAACTTTTTCAATTGCTCCGGAAAAAACCCAAGGATGTTTCCTTAAAAGTGATTTTTCTCGAGCCGGTTTTAAAATTACTTTTATCATTATAATCTTCTAAATATTTGATTTCTAAAATAGTTAAATCAGAACTTCTTTCACATTTATTAAAATGATTCTTAATAATTGACTTTTTCTTTTGCCATTTTTTTTTGCATATTGATTAAAAGATATTTTGTCCAATAATTTTAGATTTATATGAAAATAAAATTTGCTATACTTGGTTTAATTTTTTGTTCAGAAATAATTTTTGCGCAAAACAAAATTGATTTTACTGCCCAAACTTTAGAAAATAAAAACATAAAATTTTCTGAAATTTTAAAAGACTCACCAACACTTATAAGTTTTTGGGCTTTGTGGTGCAAGCCTTGCAGAACTGAAATGAAATATCTTGAAGATTATTTCGAAAAATATAAAAGTAAAGGTTTTAATATAATTGGAATAAATCAAGATTCGCCAAGAAGTTTGGCAAAAGTAAAATCTTTTGTTGCTACACACAAAGTTTCATTCCCTATTGTGCTTGATCCAAATCAAGAAATTTTTCAAAAATTTAATGGTCAATCAATTCCGTTAACAGTTTTATTTAACAAAAATGGCGAAATTGTCTATTCCCACATTGGCTATTTGCCCGGCGATGAAATTAAACTTGAAAAAGAGATTATTAAATTATTGGAGAATTAATTGGTAAAATTTCTTTTTGTATCGTTCTTTTATTTATTCACACTAATTTCAAATGGACAAATTCAGCCAAGTTTATCAAATTTATTACGGTATGGAAATGGTAATCAAGAAATTGGAACTTTGTCAAATAAATTTCAATATTTGGAAAATTTAACAGATTTCAGATTATCTCTTCCAAATAATTTTAATATTGGTTTAAGATTTTTATATGACGAACCCCCGGAAATTGGAGAAAACTTTAAAGGAATTAAACGAAGATTTATTGAATACAATGGTGATAATTTAAATTTTAGAATTGGAAATTCAACTGAACTTTTCGGGCGCGGATTGGTTTTAAATTTGTTTGAAAACCGCGGATTAGCTTACGATACTTGGCTTGACGGAATAAAAGCAAATTATAAATTTGATAATTTTAAAGCTTCGTTAATTGCGGGAGAAATTGAATTTAGAGATTCTGTAACAGTTACCCGATTTGAAAATTACAATTTGCGCGGAGGAAATTTGGAATATAATTTTTTAGATGAATTAAAATTTGGGGCATCATTTATTAGTTCGGAAGCAACTATTCCGCAAAATGATAATTCTAATTTAAATTCAGTTTCAGAATTACCCGAAATTTATATGGAATTTAATAACACACATTTTAATTTTTATTTTTCAGTAGCAAATAAGTGGACGAACACTTCTGTACTAAAAAAATCATTTGAGGGAAATGGAATTTATTCTTCAGTTTCATTTGCAGATGAATCATTTGGAATTACAATAGATTACAAAAATTATAATTTCGATAAACAAAATCCTTT
The nucleotide sequence above comes from Ignavibacteriota bacterium. Encoded proteins:
- a CDS encoding T9SS type A sorting domain-containing protein, with the translated sequence MKTLKQILLLIFISFSYTFPQWQKLNEGIKGNYPTRLQFVNDNIGFTLLYPSTILRTLDAGNSWEELQINPDLSINQFSFINKNIGWIVCSNNIATKLIIQKTENGGITWETQFEEPYENWYGLNSLQTLDENNIYGTSYNKIISSNDGGETWDEITPQGFIGEYRNIKFLSSNLGFVSFYNNINYEPALLKTEDGGTSWNLQQFKDLSNINEILFISDSTGIFTALDDSSNNVIFKTINSGKSWDQIFKSDSISFNNLRFIDDQTFYGTTWQGRNYEITYLKSFDGGITWNSQNPKFHFYNNENIFPQFSLSDIYFNSIGEGIIIGSLGYYITVFKSLDNGINWYMQKYSCPFTQINFTDSLHGIAFGGYEVDGFHVLDSYGQVFSTTDGGKSWEIISEIPTRIIKADFINENISYVLTKTGDWGNITNIFKTIDRGNNFSDIISFETDFKEHNIFAYDFAMFNENKGWVVGNYSDSLSYGSIIIETNDGCKTWQTVFISPSLNDIYKRLTSISIIDSIVWAVGESGQIIKYTPQFGWKEIKTDIYIPLEKVLFKDELNGWISGGFYNSQEYQYSLFSTTDGGNSWNKMNNFNYKINDIVFTDSENGIFIGNDSEYNGVIFKTSDGGKNLKLVLDNQIGELYDVEIKDKNIWISGNYGLLLKSKDSILTSVDEKKSVPQNLILHQNYPNPFNPITNIEYSIPTNMKSEMSDIVSDFSLSKISLKIYDILGREIKTLVNEIQKPGNYKIQFDGSNLSSGVYYYRIKYDSFLQTRKMLLLK
- a CDS encoding CotH kinase family protein codes for the protein MKIIFKYFLIILFVFTNKNLTQQNPKIFINEILASNVSVDADIVDFDDYSDWIEIYNDEIFDVDISGFYLTDNFNNPTKWEIPSGTIINAKGFLRFWADGFDNYPGQTFRRDYYPYDYFTTKYYHLNFSLSRSSEEIGFFSPDTILVDSVSYNLQLQDISMGRKPDGSSNWFYFGEPTPKASNITEGILNTNYSAEPNISLESGNYNSPQNVSITSTNTNSLIKFTLDGSSPTSNSETYISPILIDKNSVLKVRVFEENKLPSKIITKSYFVNENFSIPVISLSTEPSILFDNSFGIYSNNFKEREIPISIDLIEPNGNLGISLNAGLRLTGQASLFYPQKSFTISADNRFGFDEIDYKFFSERNYTIFNSIYLRNAGVPDNRSTFFRDALQHSLVINKIDIDCQAYQPSLVFINGNYWGIYNIREKIDNNYLFALHNVNPENIDLLEYNGNSIPEVMEGDADNYNSFYSFIENSDLTIEENYNTVTNWMDIDEYINYQISEIFFDNVFWPEQNMRMWREKKDGAKWRWILHDLDFGFGMPNQRSIGYANNSLKLATSTKINNEFTPPMWSTLIFRKLLTNNDFKTIFIQRFSSYLNSIFHQDTILSNIDKLRNAIAPEMPKHISRWRNGEYYYGNPIQSLSEWQSNINVMKEFGENRQFHQRQQIIDFFNLSGLSIVTINFENENLGNVLINSVETVYKSSTNIYFKDIPIELKAVPDVGLKFVKWIGVAQELENQNPLIFPIVEDSLNISAQFEPISINTIPNVISSNTTLSFTNSPYYALGNIKVDSNVTLTIESGAEILMPENSKILLNGCLLINGTEENPVIIKTNESSNNWGALCIVNSTDSSIIKNLKIIGATKGFDNSRDRAAISTYNSNVYLEGITVENVQAPIFSQYGNITIKNSKLNTEYSGDLINIKKANFALVENCELIGNDQFDSDGIDYDEINSGIIRNNKIYNIYGFNSDAIDLGEGAKNILIENNIIFNVNDKGVSIGNSSSGIIKRNVIANCGMGIGIKDHNSYGYSLNNTFYGNQYAVACFEKNIGEGGGNADVINCILADSKTSAILIDELSNINISYSLSNTEELTGINNLKLNQNLLIIYFYQ
- a CDS encoding lamin tail domain-containing protein: MEIYNRGKSSVNLNNFKFSGDINFTFENATIASGEYLIVAKNKNVYEGNNYKVFQWHNGNLKNFLGNISLFDNYDNIIDFVNYDNKYWWPQEPNGKGPSLELQNISYENMVSKNWKSSNSVGGSPGKSNNSNLLSNIFINEFLTSNDNFNKDEFNEFDDWIEIFNNNDFPINIGGMYITDNFNNLCKFQISYNSTEATIIPAKKHIILWADEQAEQGIFHLNFKLDKDGEEIALVQVIDNDTLFIDSLTYSEQTNNISFGRFPDGTNNWQFINFPTPADSNKNITDIDDEKKLSTTFSLSQNYPNPFNPTTTIEYSIPQSVMLNSFQHLNNSEIPNQVRDDNVKLIVYDILGREVATLVNQKQKPGNYKIDFDANQLSSGIYLYQLKSGTFIQTKKMIVLK
- a CDS encoding class I SAM-dependent methyltransferase, whose product is MIKVILKPAREKSLLRKHPWVFSGAIEKVLGNPRNGETVEVFSSKNIWLGRGAFSIQSQIRVRIWTFDESEIIDRKFFESKIKSSFNLRNSIIEKNTNSFRIVNSESDNLPGIILDKYSEFLVLQFLSAGAEFWKSEIIEAVKNVIPTKGIFERSDVDVRKKEGLESKIGNLFGEEPPELIEMLENGIKIFVDVKKGHKTGFYLDQRDNRKIISEFTKEKNVLNCFSYSGGFSLYALITGANSVTNIDSSSDALKLLLKNIELNNFSKEKIKNVEGDVFKILRKYRDENNLFDLIILDPPKFIESKANIDKASRGYKDINMLAFKILNQGGVLFTFSCSGLMERELFQKIVSDAAIDAGRNVKIIKWLTQSEDHPVASNFPEGLYLKGLICYAE
- a CDS encoding TlpA family protein disulfide reductase, which translates into the protein MKIKFAILGLIFCSEIIFAQNKIDFTAQTLENKNIKFSEILKDSPTLISFWALWCKPCRTEMKYLEDYFEKYKSKGFNIIGINQDSPRSLAKVKSFVATHKVSFPIVLDPNQEIFQKFNGQSIPLTVLFNKNGEIVYSHIGYLPGDEIKLEKEIIKLLEN